In uncultured Bacteroides sp., the following proteins share a genomic window:
- a CDS encoding urocanate hydratase: protein MTKEEFRRLVSAGIPDVLPEPKPFDLAINHAPKRKDILSDTEKELALKNALRYFPAKHHAVLAPEFAEELAKYGRIYMYRFRPDYKIFARPIEDYPYQSKQAAAIMLMLSNNLDNAVAQHPHELITYGGNGAAFQNWAQYLLTMKYLSVMTDEQTLVLYSGHPMGLFPSHKDAPRVVITNGMVIPNYSSKDHWERFNALGVSQYGQMTAGSFMYIGPQGIVHGTSITVLNAKRMQRAKHPSEKGVLFVSSGLGGMSGAQPKAGNIAGVVSVIAEINPKAVAVRRSQGWVDEVFTDLDTLMPRIRRAVDTNEVVSIAYQGNVVDLWERLAAEEMYVDLGSDQTSLHNPWAGGYYPADLDFDEANRLMAEEPEKFQAKVRNTLRRHAAAINKLTAKGMYFFDYGNAFLLEASRAGADVMKADGTFRYPSYVQDIMGPLFFDYGFGPFRWVCTSGNPKDLAVSDRIAAEVLERILQTAPADIQSQLNDNLHWIKEAGKNNLVVGSQARILYLDSLGRIEVAKALNQAIGRGEISAPIVLGRDHHDVSGTDSPFRETSNIYDGSSFTADMAVQNVIGDSFRGATWVSIHNGGGVGWGEVINGGFGMMIDGSADADRRLRSMLLWDVNNGLARRSWARNPGAMDTVRREMARTPELVVTLPNIADDNLIKLVLKHK, encoded by the coding sequence ATAACTAAAGAGGAATTTCGCAGATTGGTTTCGGCAGGCATTCCTGATGTTTTGCCCGAGCCCAAGCCTTTTGATCTAGCCATCAATCATGCACCCAAGCGCAAAGATATTCTTTCTGACACTGAAAAGGAGCTTGCTTTGAAGAATGCACTTCGCTATTTCCCTGCCAAACATCATGCGGTGCTGGCTCCTGAATTTGCTGAGGAGTTGGCTAAGTATGGCCGTATATACATGTATCGTTTTCGTCCCGATTATAAGATATTTGCCCGTCCCATCGAAGATTATCCTTATCAGTCGAAACAGGCAGCAGCTATTATGCTGATGTTGAGCAATAACCTGGATAATGCGGTGGCTCAGCATCCGCACGAACTTATTACGTATGGTGGCAATGGTGCGGCGTTTCAGAACTGGGCGCAGTATCTGCTTACCATGAAGTACTTGTCCGTAATGACGGACGAGCAGACGCTGGTGTTGTATTCCGGTCACCCCATGGGATTATTCCCTTCTCATAAAGATGCCCCGCGTGTGGTGATAACCAATGGTATGGTGATACCAAATTATTCTTCCAAAGATCATTGGGAGAGGTTTAATGCGCTGGGTGTTTCTCAATATGGGCAGATGACAGCGGGTTCGTTTATGTACATCGGTCCGCAGGGCATTGTGCACGGTACGAGTATCACGGTGCTGAATGCCAAACGCATGCAGCGGGCCAAACATCCTTCCGAAAAAGGAGTGCTGTTTGTTTCTTCAGGACTGGGCGGAATGTCGGGTGCGCAACCAAAGGCGGGTAATATTGCCGGAGTGGTTTCTGTGATTGCCGAGATTAATCCCAAAGCGGTGGCTGTTCGTCGCTCCCAAGGTTGGGTGGACGAGGTGTTTACTGATTTAGATACATTGATGCCCCGAATCCGCAGGGCGGTTGATACAAACGAAGTGGTGTCAATTGCTTATCAGGGAAATGTGGTGGACTTATGGGAGCGGTTGGCAGCCGAAGAGATGTATGTGGATCTGGGTTCCGATCAGACTTCTTTGCATAATCCCTGGGCGGGTGGCTATTATCCGGCAGACCTTGATTTTGATGAGGCTAACCGTTTGATGGCCGAAGAACCTGAGAAGTTTCAGGCGAAGGTTCGCAATACATTGCGGCGTCATGCTGCGGCTATCAATAAACTTACTGCAAAGGGTATGTACTTCTTTGATTATGGCAATGCTTTTCTGCTGGAAGCATCCCGTGCGGGAGCTGATGTGATGAAGGCTGATGGTACTTTCCGTTATCCTTCGTATGTGCAGGATATTATGGGACCTCTCTTTTTCGACTATGGTTTCGGACCTTTCCGCTGGGTATGTACTTCGGGCAATCCTAAAGATCTGGCAGTAAGTGACAGGATTGCCGCTGAGGTGCTGGAACGGATTCTTCAAACAGCACCTGCAGATATTCAGTCGCAGTTGAATGATAATCTTCATTGGATAAAAGAGGCCGGTAAGAATAATCTGGTGGTAGGTTCGCAGGCGCGTATTCTTTATCTCGATTCATTGGGGCGTATTGAGGTGGCTAAGGCACTTAACCAGGCAATCGGGCGTGGAGAGATTTCTGCACCAATAGTACTGGGACGAGATCATCACGATGTGTCGGGCACTGATTCGCCTTTTCGTGAGACTTCAAATATATACGATGGCTCTTCGTTCACCGCAGACATGGCTGTGCAGAATGTGATTGGTGATTCTTTCCGTGGCGCTACCTGGGTTTCCATTCATAACGGTGGCGGAGTAGGCTGGGGCGAGGTTATCAATGGTGGCTTTGGAATGATGATTGATGGTTCAGCTGATGCTGACCGTCGTCTCAGATCTATGCTTTTGTGGGATGTAAATAACGGACTGGCACGCCGCAGCTGGGCTCGTAACCCGGGAGCAATGGATACTGTCCGCAGAGAGATGGCTCGTACTCCCGAACTTGTAGTAACTTTACCTAATATAGCTGATGATAACCTTATTAAATTGGTATTAAAACATAAATAA
- a CDS encoding NAD(+) synthase produces MNYGFVKVAAAVPRVKVADCQYNAEQIEGMINEADEKGVQIIAFPELCITGYTCADLFAQELLLEKAEMGLVEVMNNTRQLDIICVVGMPVVTNTILLNAAVVFQRGKILGVIPKTYLPNYKEFYEQRWFTSARDVIDKTVRLCGQLAPVSSSLLFDTPDVCFGVEICEDLWSVIPPSSKLALKGAEVLINLSADNEGIAKHNYVRSLICQQSARCIAAYIFSSCGFGESTTDVVFAGNGLIYENGALLAESKRFSLEEQLIITEIDVERLRTERRINTTFSANSGDYKDTDCIHVTTEITNSRPLNLTRKVEALPFVPQGKTLNERCEEIFEIQVSGLAKRIVHTQSKTAVIGISGGLDSTLALLVCVKTFDKLGLSREGILGITMPGFGTTDRTYNNAINLMKELGVSIREIDIKAACIQHFKDINHNINVHDVTYENSQARERTQILMDVANQTGGMVIGTGDLSELALGWATYNGDHMSMYGVNVSIPKTLVKYLVDWVSRNEVEEDAAVILTDIVDTPISPELIPADEEGNISQKTEDLVGPYELHDFFLYYTMRFGFRPAKIYYLAGIAFGNRYNKETIKKWLHTFFRRFFNQQFKRSCLPDGPKVGSISISPRGDWRMPSDASSALWLKEIEEL; encoded by the coding sequence ATGAACTACGGATTTGTAAAAGTGGCCGCAGCTGTGCCACGGGTAAAAGTAGCCGATTGCCAGTATAATGCTGAGCAAATTGAGGGAATGATAAATGAAGCTGACGAGAAAGGTGTTCAGATTATTGCTTTCCCGGAACTATGTATCACCGGATATACCTGCGCTGATCTTTTTGCACAGGAACTTTTGCTTGAAAAAGCAGAAATGGGACTGGTAGAAGTAATGAATAATACCCGCCAACTGGATATTATTTGCGTGGTAGGAATGCCGGTTGTAACAAATACCATTCTTTTAAATGCCGCAGTTGTCTTTCAACGAGGAAAGATTCTCGGTGTGATTCCGAAAACTTACTTACCTAATTATAAAGAATTTTACGAACAACGCTGGTTCACCTCCGCCAGAGACGTGATTGATAAAACAGTTCGCCTTTGCGGTCAGCTGGCTCCTGTTAGTTCAAGCCTACTATTCGATACTCCAGATGTGTGCTTTGGTGTGGAAATCTGTGAAGACCTCTGGTCTGTTATCCCTCCTAGTTCAAAACTGGCATTGAAAGGAGCCGAGGTACTCATCAATCTTTCAGCTGACAATGAAGGTATCGCAAAACACAATTATGTACGTTCACTAATTTGTCAGCAATCGGCCCGTTGCATAGCTGCATATATCTTCTCTTCCTGCGGATTCGGAGAATCAACCACAGATGTGGTCTTTGCCGGCAACGGATTAATCTACGAGAACGGAGCTTTACTGGCAGAATCCAAACGTTTCAGTCTGGAAGAACAGCTTATTATCACTGAAATAGATGTGGAACGCTTACGCACAGAAAGACGCATAAACACCACTTTCTCGGCAAACAGCGGTGATTATAAAGACACGGATTGTATCCATGTTACTACCGAGATAACAAACAGCAGACCTTTAAACCTTACCCGAAAAGTAGAAGCTCTTCCTTTCGTACCACAAGGCAAGACACTTAATGAGAGATGTGAAGAGATTTTCGAGATACAGGTTTCCGGATTAGCAAAACGTATTGTACATACTCAGTCAAAAACAGCCGTAATAGGCATATCCGGAGGACTTGACTCAACACTTGCTCTGCTTGTATGCGTAAAGACTTTCGATAAACTGGGACTTTCACGCGAAGGTATTCTGGGAATTACCATGCCCGGGTTCGGAACAACCGATCGCACTTATAACAATGCAATCAATCTGATGAAAGAGCTTGGAGTCTCTATCCGTGAAATAGATATTAAAGCAGCCTGCATTCAGCATTTTAAAGATATCAATCACAATATAAACGTGCACGACGTTACTTATGAAAACTCACAAGCAAGAGAAAGAACCCAAATTCTGATGGATGTGGCTAATCAAACCGGAGGTATGGTTATTGGAACAGGAGATCTTTCCGAACTGGCTTTGGGATGGGCTACTTATAATGGCGATCACATGTCAATGTACGGTGTAAACGTAAGTATTCCCAAAACACTTGTTAAATATCTTGTTGACTGGGTTAGCCGTAATGAAGTGGAAGAAGATGCCGCTGTTATCTTAACGGATATTGTGGACACCCCAATCAGCCCTGAACTGATTCCAGCCGACGAAGAAGGAAATATCTCGCAAAAGACAGAAGACCTAGTAGGCCCCTATGAGCTTCATGACTTCTTCCTATATTACACCATGCGTTTTGGCTTCCGTCCTGCTAAAATATACTATCTGGCAGGTATTGCTTTTGGTAACAGATACAACAAAGAAACAATCAAAAAATGGTTGCACACCTTCTTCCGACGCTTCTTCAACCAGCAATTCAAACGCTCCTGCTTACCCGATGGTCCTAAAGTGGGAAGCATCTCCATTAGTCCACGAGGTGACTGGCGCATGCCAAGTGATGCAAGTTCTGCTTTGTGGTTAAAAGAGATTGAAGAGCTTTAA
- the hutI gene encoding imidazolonepropionase, translated as MKLLIKNIRELYQVEDKPRIMVCGKDMASLPCIKDAYLLMEDECIASFGTMSSLSPTLRADEVIDATGKIVLPAFCDSHTHLVYAGSRELEFIDKINGLSYEEIAQRGGGILNSAQRLHEATEDGLYEQALVRIHEMIGMGTGAAEIKSGYGLSIEDELKMLRVIKRLRETTPLTIRATFLGAHAVPTDYKGRQAAYVDLIVNEMIPAVASEGLADFVDCFCDKGFFTCEETERIMVAGARYGMRPKIHANELALSGGIQIGVKHNALSVDHLEFTGDAEIEALKGSGTMPTLLPGAAFFLGMNYPPARKMIDSGLPIALASDYNPGSSPSGNMKFILSLATINMKLTPEEAINAATINSAYAMGISESHGSICVGKRANVLITKEIPSLYFLPYAYTSNLIDCVILGGRVVR; from the coding sequence ATGAAACTATTAATAAAGAATATCAGAGAGCTGTATCAGGTGGAAGACAAGCCACGAATAATGGTTTGCGGAAAAGATATGGCTTCTCTGCCTTGTATCAAGGATGCTTACTTGCTGATGGAAGATGAATGTATAGCCTCGTTTGGTACCATGTCGTCACTTTCTCCAACTCTAAGAGCTGATGAGGTTATTGATGCAACGGGAAAGATTGTGCTGCCTGCGTTTTGCGATTCTCACACGCATCTTGTTTATGCTGGCAGTAGAGAACTGGAATTTATAGACAAGATAAACGGGCTATCGTATGAAGAAATTGCACAACGTGGAGGTGGTATTCTTAATTCCGCCCAACGTCTGCACGAAGCAACTGAAGATGGACTCTACGAACAGGCACTTGTCCGGATTCATGAGATGATTGGTATGGGAACAGGTGCAGCCGAGATAAAGAGTGGTTACGGACTGTCTATCGAAGATGAACTCAAGATGTTGCGTGTTATAAAGCGTCTTCGTGAAACAACACCTCTTACTATCCGTGCCACTTTTCTGGGTGCTCATGCAGTGCCGACCGACTATAAAGGCAGGCAGGCTGCGTATGTGGATTTGATTGTTAATGAGATGATACCTGCCGTGGCAAGTGAAGGCCTGGCGGATTTCGTTGACTGCTTTTGCGATAAAGGTTTCTTTACCTGTGAAGAGACTGAACGCATAATGGTTGCAGGTGCCAGATACGGTATGCGTCCGAAGATACATGCCAATGAACTTGCTCTTTCTGGGGGCATACAGATAGGAGTGAAGCACAATGCACTTTCGGTAGATCATCTGGAGTTTACCGGTGATGCCGAGATTGAAGCATTGAAAGGCAGCGGTACAATGCCTACCTTGCTACCCGGGGCGGCTTTCTTTCTGGGAATGAATTATCCGCCTGCCCGTAAGATGATAGACAGCGGACTACCTATCGCCCTTGCTTCTGATTACAATCCAGGTTCGTCGCCATCGGGTAACATGAAGTTTATCTTGTCACTGGCAACAATCAATATGAAGTTAACTCCCGAAGAGGCAATTAATGCAGCCACCATCAACAGTGCTTATGCGATGGGTATCAGTGAAAGTCACGGCTCTATCTGTGTGGGCAAGCGGGCAAATGTACTTATCACGAAAGAGATACCATCGCTTTACTTTCTGCCTTATGCTTATACTTCCAATTTGATAGATTGTGTGATACTTGGAGGGAGAGTGGTGAGGTAA
- the ftcD gene encoding glutamate formimidoyltransferase, whose protein sequence is MEKRIVECVPNFSEGRDMTVIKQITDVIEGVEGIKLLDVDPGNATNRTVVTFVGEIEAVVEAAFRCVVKAAELIDMRKHHGEHPRMGATDVLPLIPVSGITMEETARYARQLARRIALEGGVPTYCYEYAAIYPERKKLAVCREGEYEGLKPRFGNPVRMPDFGGELWTERVAQTGCTAVGARDFLIAINFNLNTTSNRRANAIAFDVRERGRVKREGNSPVGKIMKDENGQDLFIPGTLKSTAAIGWFIKEYGIAQVSMNITNVAVTPVHIAFEEVVAKAAARGVRITGTEIVGLVPKSTLIDAGKYFLRKQQRSVGISEKEIIRIAIKSMGLDDLKPFDVKTKVIEYMLEDDTEEKLVDMTVSDFALETASESAAPGGGSISAYMGTLGAALGTMVANLSSHKAGWDARWEEFSDCAERGQALVSELIFLVDEDTRSFNKVMDAFGLPKNTEEEKAARTKAIQEATFYATQIPFRVMKASMAVFDIVEQMAKEGNPNSVSDAGVGALAARSAVLGAWLNVRINAGGIKNKALIEPILEEAAVMAKLAQERESAILEIVNSKI, encoded by the coding sequence ATGGAAAAAAGAATTGTAGAATGCGTGCCCAACTTTAGTGAGGGACGCGATATGACCGTTATCAAACAGATTACTGATGTAATAGAGGGTGTAGAAGGCATCAAACTCCTTGATGTAGACCCGGGTAACGCTACTAACAGAACCGTTGTTACTTTTGTGGGAGAAATTGAGGCCGTGGTGGAGGCTGCCTTTCGTTGTGTGGTGAAAGCTGCGGAACTTATTGATATGAGAAAACATCACGGTGAACATCCTCGCATGGGAGCTACCGATGTATTGCCGCTTATTCCTGTTTCCGGCATTACCATGGAAGAGACTGCCAGATATGCCCGTCAACTTGCCAGGAGAATTGCACTCGAAGGTGGTGTCCCTACTTATTGTTATGAATATGCAGCCATTTATCCCGAACGTAAGAAGTTGGCTGTTTGCCGGGAAGGGGAGTATGAAGGATTGAAGCCGCGCTTTGGGAATCCTGTCCGGATGCCCGACTTTGGCGGTGAACTGTGGACGGAGCGTGTGGCCCAAACCGGATGCACAGCCGTGGGCGCAAGAGATTTTCTGATTGCTATTAATTTCAATCTGAACACAACTTCTAACCGTAGGGCCAATGCCATTGCTTTCGATGTCCGCGAACGTGGACGTGTGAAGCGGGAAGGTAATTCGCCGGTGGGCAAGATTATGAAAGATGAGAATGGACAGGATCTGTTTATTCCCGGCACGTTAAAAAGTACGGCCGCTATTGGGTGGTTTATTAAAGAATATGGCATTGCTCAGGTTTCCATGAATATAACCAATGTTGCTGTTACCCCCGTACATATTGCTTTTGAAGAGGTGGTGGCAAAGGCTGCGGCTCGTGGTGTGCGGATTACGGGCACTGAGATTGTGGGATTGGTACCAAAATCCACACTGATTGATGCAGGGAAATATTTCCTTCGCAAGCAACAACGTTCTGTGGGTATCTCTGAAAAGGAGATTATCAGGATTGCGATAAAGTCAATGGGGCTTGATGATTTGAAACCTTTCGATGTAAAGACCAAAGTGATAGAATATATGCTTGAAGATGATACTGAAGAGAAGCTGGTGGATATGACTGTTTCGGACTTTGCTTTAGAGACGGCCAGTGAATCGGCTGCTCCCGGTGGCGGCTCTATCTCTGCTTACATGGGAACGTTGGGGGCTGCTTTGGGTACAATGGTTGCTAATCTCTCTTCGCACAAAGCGGGATGGGATGCCCGTTGGGAAGAGTTCTCTGATTGTGCCGAGCGCGGTCAGGCTTTGGTGAGTGAACTGATTTTTCTTGTGGATGAAGATACCCGTTCATTTAATAAGGTGATGGATGCTTTTGGCCTGCCAAAGAACACAGAGGAAGAAAAAGCTGCACGCACTAAGGCTATTCAGGAGGCTACATTCTATGCTACCCAAATACCGTTCAGGGTGATGAAGGCTTCAATGGCAGTGTTTGATATTGTGGAACAAATGGCTAAAGAGGGTAATCCTAATTCTGTGTCGGATGCCGGAGTAGGTGCACTGGCTGCTCGTTCGGCAGTGCTGGGTGCCTGGCTCAATGTGCGTATCAATGCGGGTGGCATTAAGAACAAGGCGTTGATTGAACCCATACTCGAAGAGGCTGCTGTCATGGCAAAACTGGCGCAGGAGAGGGAGAGTGCAATTCTTGAAATCGTGAATAGTAAAATATAA
- a CDS encoding glycoside hydrolase family 28 protein, whose amino-acid sequence MKQTKTYILFILFILTGAFQLQAKTYNVRDFGAKGDGKTIDSPSINQAIQNAANDGGGTVYIPSGEYACYSIRLKSHITLYLESGARIIAAFPTKDQGYDVAEANEFYKYQDFGHTHWQNSLIWGIGLEDITICGPGLIYGKGLSREESRLAGAGNKAISLKNCKNVIIKDISMLRCGHFALLATGVDNLSVLNLKVDTNRDGFDIDCCKNVRITDCTVNSPWDDAIVLKASYALGYFRDTENVTITGCFVSGFDQGSVLKATYERDEPQAPDHAYVCGRIKLGTESSGGFKNIAITNCIFDRCRGLALESVDGGHLEDVVVSNITMRDIVNSPIFLRLGGRMRSPEGTPKGSMKRIRISNINVYNADSQYSSIISGVPGSIIEDVSLSDLHIYHKGGYTSEDGKIVPPEQVKVYPDPLMFGTIPAKGFYIRHAKNVTFNNIDFHYEKPDGRPLFVTDDAEMIEYNRITVDGVKH is encoded by the coding sequence ATGAAACAGACAAAAACATACATCCTGTTCATACTCTTTATCCTTACAGGTGCTTTCCAGCTTCAGGCAAAGACCTATAACGTGAGAGATTTCGGTGCTAAGGGTGATGGAAAAACAATAGACTCTCCTTCCATCAATCAGGCTATTCAAAATGCAGCTAACGACGGTGGAGGAACTGTGTATATTCCTTCCGGAGAATATGCCTGCTATTCTATTCGCCTGAAAAGCCACATCACTCTTTATCTGGAATCGGGTGCACGCATTATTGCTGCCTTTCCAACAAAAGATCAGGGATATGATGTTGCTGAGGCAAATGAATTCTATAAATATCAGGACTTTGGACATACTCATTGGCAGAACTCTCTTATTTGGGGTATCGGACTGGAAGATATAACCATTTGCGGTCCGGGACTTATTTACGGCAAAGGACTATCACGCGAGGAAAGTCGTTTGGCCGGAGCTGGAAACAAAGCTATAAGTCTAAAGAATTGCAAGAATGTGATCATTAAAGACATCTCCATGCTTCGTTGCGGGCACTTTGCTTTGCTGGCAACGGGAGTAGATAATCTGAGCGTACTGAACCTGAAAGTGGATACTAACCGCGATGGATTCGATATTGACTGTTGTAAGAACGTACGCATCACAGACTGTACCGTTAATTCTCCCTGGGACGATGCCATTGTTCTAAAAGCATCTTACGCATTGGGATATTTCAGAGACACTGAAAATGTAACCATCACCGGTTGTTTTGTTTCCGGATTCGATCAGGGAAGTGTGTTAAAGGCTACCTATGAAAGAGACGAACCTCAGGCTCCGGATCATGCTTATGTTTGCGGTAGAATTAAACTTGGAACAGAATCAAGCGGTGGTTTTAAGAATATTGCAATAACCAACTGTATCTTTGACCGATGCAGAGGTCTGGCTTTGGAAAGTGTTGATGGCGGACATCTGGAAGATGTAGTGGTAAGCAATATCACGATGCGTGACATTGTGAACTCACCAATCTTTCTTCGACTCGGTGGACGTATGAGAAGTCCGGAAGGAACACCAAAAGGAAGTATGAAAAGAATACGCATCAGCAACATCAACGTTTATAATGCGGATTCACAATACTCCTCCATTATCAGCGGAGTACCAGGAAGCATTATCGAAGATGTTTCTCTAAGTGACCTGCATATCTATCATAAAGGTGGATACACAAGTGAGGACGGAAAGATAGTTCCTCCGGAACAAGTAAAGGTATACCCCGATCCGTTAATGTTTGGCACCATTCCGGCAAAAGGCTTCTATATTCGTCATGCAAAGAACGTCACATTCAACAACATAGACTTCCATTACGAAAAGCCCGACGGACGTCCGTTATTTGTTACTGATGATGCCGAGATGATAGAATATAACCGCATCACGGTAGATGGGGTAAAACACTGA
- a CDS encoding DUF3836 domain-containing protein, producing MKTIVLSSRKLVTSITICLLFVCMHAANAMEPMNFVYNKSDNNEIVYLYDSISQALTPYLKYDFTSSENGQSKHKTAYYWKAYTQKWVPYYLLTTTTKGENQIQEFALWNNKKQDFSLNKQKSISYKQAGKDVPTFVYFKWNNKDDKWEVKDANLLESYMELVVNNAVKSGKNASVNKSIE from the coding sequence ATGAAAACAATTGTATTAAGTAGCCGTAAATTAGTAACTAGCATTACTATTTGTTTATTGTTTGTATGTATGCATGCTGCAAATGCAATGGAACCTATGAACTTTGTCTACAACAAAAGTGACAACAATGAAATTGTATACTTATATGATTCCATATCACAGGCTCTTACCCCTTATTTAAAGTACGACTTCACTTCCAGTGAAAACGGACAGTCAAAACACAAAACAGCATATTACTGGAAAGCTTACACTCAGAAATGGGTTCCTTATTATTTGCTTACCACAACAACTAAAGGAGAAAATCAAATCCAGGAATTTGCATTGTGGAACAACAAGAAACAAGATTTCTCTCTGAACAAACAAAAATCTATTTCTTATAAACAAGCCGGAAAAGATGTACCTACTTTTGTTTATTTCAAATGGAATAACAAAGATGACAAATGGGAAGTTAAAGATGCCAACCTATTAGAGAGCTACATGGAATTGGTGGTGAACAATGCCGTTAAAAGTGGAAAGAATGCATCAGTGAATAAATCGATTGAATAG
- the hutH gene encoding histidine ammonia-lyase yields the protein MAKTHKISTEHLSIDRLQQIIVKGYKLELSDESKALIIKGRKYLDNKMKTQKEPIYGVSTGFGCLCDISVSGEQLSILQRNLVMSHACGLGERVPNEIVKLMLFLKVQSLSYGYSGAQLETVQRLIDFFNNGVCPVVYQQGSLGASGDLVPLAHLSLPILGLGEVNYKGRDVDVQVVNEKFGWEPITLQSKEGLALLNGTQFMGAYGCWCIMNANRLSAIADVTAAISIDAFDGRIEPFHPAVHAIRPHKGQIETARRIRELLDGSEIIARKKVHVQDPYSFRCVPQVHGASKDTIAYVESVFTTEINSTTDNPTIVPDEDLVISAGNFHGQPLAVALDFLAIGVAELGSISSQRTYQLIAGERELPIFLAGNPGLNSGFMIPQYAAASIVSQSKQLCTPASVDSIESSQGQEDHVSMGANAATKCYKVVENTERLLAIELFNAVQAIDFRCPLKTSPVLQKVCTAYRKVVPFIENDCVMYPHIHNSVDFLRKWKF from the coding sequence ATGGCAAAAACGCATAAAATAAGTACAGAACATTTATCAATAGATAGATTGCAACAGATTATTGTGAAGGGATACAAGTTAGAATTGTCTGACGAATCGAAAGCACTGATAATAAAAGGACGCAAGTATCTGGATAATAAGATGAAGACTCAGAAAGAGCCTATCTATGGTGTATCAACAGGTTTTGGTTGTCTTTGTGATATCAGTGTGAGCGGTGAACAACTCTCTATTCTGCAACGTAACCTGGTGATGTCTCATGCTTGCGGTCTTGGCGAACGTGTACCTAATGAGATTGTGAAGCTGATGCTTTTTCTAAAAGTTCAATCGCTCTCTTACGGTTATTCGGGTGCTCAGCTGGAAACGGTACAACGGCTGATTGACTTTTTCAATAACGGTGTCTGTCCGGTTGTTTATCAGCAAGGTTCATTAGGAGCATCGGGTGATTTAGTACCGCTTGCACATCTTTCATTGCCTATTTTAGGTTTGGGAGAGGTAAATTACAAAGGTAGGGATGTGGATGTTCAAGTGGTGAACGAGAAATTTGGTTGGGAACCTATCACGTTGCAATCCAAAGAAGGGCTGGCTTTGTTAAATGGCACGCAGTTTATGGGTGCTTATGGCTGTTGGTGTATTATGAATGCAAACAGGTTATCGGCTATAGCAGATGTAACGGCTGCCATTTCTATTGATGCTTTCGATGGCCGCATTGAACCTTTCCATCCTGCCGTTCATGCTATTCGTCCACACAAAGGACAGATTGAAACTGCCCGTCGCATCCGCGAACTGCTAGACGGTAGTGAGATTATTGCCCGTAAGAAAGTACATGTGCAGGACCCTTATTCATTCCGTTGTGTGCCACAGGTTCACGGTGCATCCAAGGATACCATTGCTTATGTGGAGAGTGTGTTTACCACAGAGATTAACTCTACCACGGACAATCCTACAATTGTACCCGATGAAGATCTGGTAATCTCGGCAGGAAACTTTCACGGACAGCCATTGGCTGTGGCGCTCGACTTCCTGGCTATTGGTGTGGCCGAACTTGGAAGCATCTCTTCTCAGCGAACTTATCAGCTTATTGCAGGCGAACGTGAACTGCCTATATTTCTGGCAGGTAATCCCGGCTTGAATAGTGGATTTATGATTCCGCAATATGCTGCCGCTTCTATTGTTAGTCAGAGCAAACAACTGTGTACTCCTGCATCGGTAGATTCGATTGAGTCATCGCAAGGGCAGGAAGATCATGTGAGTATGGGGGCTAATGCGGCAACAAAATGCTACAAGGTGGTGGAAAACACCGAACGTTTACTGGCTATTGAATTGTTTAATGCTGTGCAGGCAATTGATTTTCGTTGTCCGCTTAAAACCTCGCCTGTATTGCAAAAGGTGTGCACGGCATATCGCAAGGTGGTGCCGTTTATAGAGAACGATTGTGTGATGTATCCGCACATTCATAATAGTGTTGATTTTCTGAGGAAATGGAAATTTTAG